In one Bombyx mori chromosome 22, ASM3026992v2 genomic region, the following are encoded:
- the LOC119628409 gene encoding endocuticle structural glycoprotein SgAbd-5, which translates to MKLFVIVALVAVASAAPQNPQDVQILRYDSNNDGLNAYDFAWELSDGSKHQEQGQLKNQGTENEAISVQGQYSWVAPDGITYTVTYIADENGFQPQIQQGAGGAIPPAVIASLVG; encoded by the exons atgaaactg ttcgtgATCGTCGCCCTTGTCGCCGTAGCATCGGCTGCTCCCCAAAACCCTCAGGACGTACAGATCCTTCGCTATGACAGCAACAATGATGGCTTGAACGCTTACGACTTTGC TTGGGAACTGTCGGATGGCAGTAAGCACCAAGAACAGGGTCAACTGAAAAACCAAGGTACAGAAAATGAAGCTATATCGGTTCAAGGACAGTACTCTTGGGTGGCACCTGACGGAATCACGTATACTGTTACGTACATCGCCGACGAGAACGGTTTCCAGCCACAAATCCAACAAGGAGCTGGAGGAGCAATACCGCCAGCGGTCATAGCTTCCCTCGTCGgctaa